One window of the Desulfovibrio sp. genome contains the following:
- a CDS encoding SEL1-like repeat protein, whose product MQVRVFSLSLLMAAVFCSVLFAGSVVRADDASTLREAQAALDKADYDQAVRILKPLVDSGNAEALYVMGRLILDGKGVKKNNTRAAEFFRLAAEKGDVSAMNSWATSLVTGDGVPRNFHEAARWFRKAAEQGLAMAQFNLGYLYAYGKGVPKDESAAIDWYTRAANQGLATAQYSLGWTYMNAKGENQSDTKAAHWFEKAAEQDNVKAQNNLAYMYAEGRGYAQDPAKAVQWYTRAAEQGYAEAQYNLGYMYEQGRGTSQDYTQAVDWYRKAAEQNEPAAQYSLGLMYEQGTGVPRNLTEANRWYQLAAKNGDPDAKAALRTIKTPAPAPAKAAASPTKQTREKKKQ is encoded by the coding sequence ATGCAAGTTCGTGTTTTTTCGTTGTCGCTGTTGATGGCCGCAGTTTTCTGCTCTGTGCTGTTCGCTGGCAGTGTGGTTCGGGCTGACGATGCCTCGACCCTGCGTGAGGCGCAGGCCGCGCTGGACAAGGCCGATTACGATCAGGCCGTGCGCATTCTCAAGCCGCTGGTGGACAGCGGCAATGCCGAAGCCCTCTACGTCATGGGGCGCCTGATCCTTGACGGCAAGGGCGTGAAGAAAAACAACACCCGCGCGGCGGAATTTTTCCGTCTTGCGGCTGAAAAAGGCGACGTGAGCGCCATGAATTCATGGGCCACCTCACTCGTTACCGGCGACGGCGTGCCCCGCAATTTTCATGAGGCCGCCCGCTGGTTCCGCAAGGCTGCCGAGCAGGGTCTGGCAATGGCCCAGTTCAACCTTGGCTACCTCTATGCCTACGGCAAGGGCGTACCCAAGGACGAAAGTGCCGCCATCGACTGGTATACCCGTGCCGCCAACCAGGGCCTTGCCACTGCGCAGTATTCCCTTGGCTGGACCTACATGAACGCCAAGGGCGAAAACCAGAGCGACACCAAGGCCGCCCACTGGTTTGAAAAGGCTGCGGAACAGGACAACGTCAAGGCTCAGAACAATCTGGCCTACATGTATGCCGAAGGGCGCGGCTATGCCCAGGATCCGGCCAAGGCCGTGCAGTGGTACACCCGTGCGGCAGAACAGGGCTACGCTGAAGCGCAGTACAACCTGGGCTACATGTACGAGCAGGGACGTGGCACCTCGCAGGACTACACGCAGGCCGTTGACTGGTACCGCAAGGCTGCGGAACAGAACGAACCCGCCGCCCAGTACAGCCTTGGCCTCATGTATGAACAGGGCACGGGTGTGCCCCGCAACCTGACGGAAGCCAACCGCTGGTACCAGCTGGCCGCCAAGAACGGCGATCCTGATGCCAAGGCGGCCCTGCGCACCATCAAGACCCCGGCTCCGGCCCCTGCCAAGGCGGCGGCCAGCCCCACCAAGCAGACCCGCGAAAAAAAGAAGCAGTAA
- a CDS encoding LIC12162 family protein: MSSGRTTLVLGRMPLKADPAHYRAAGPWCFAEQEEFFPDWDKNFTFAPEPLVDIDLQQRACLEVKALCADILPLVADRLCGHARTLPPAYWETLLTPWVMNVSKQVVERWWRVKAMVQTWGHEPLHVPLLPRDCTFSFATGPDFVLHGALGHTYNHWLFSRLLEEVFPPAWSMEYLPAVQKNYGEDEQLSGKEKLREVLRNLMLRLPCPRLKGMSIGQSLRFSLALLHRSHGPDRSRPQAEYGSAATGIAADFPQSIASTLVTLFMASLPQLLANQKHPARLAPDPLGPRLRVASVLAYEDAAYRQALAKWRGRGNRLMYVQHGSDYGQVRCVSDVEMVEYSQHAFGTWGWKEHQGSAGNFVPLPYPQLDGLEGRWQGQQGENLLFVGTEMPAFPYRLDAHPSPLQVVEYRKDKARFFEALGRDIQGRSLYRPYFPVPGSLRDADWVLARFPAVRMATGVLTSHLYACRLLVLDHNGTTLLESLVANIPMVLFWRREAWALTSDATALLDMLAQAGIWHETPQKAAAKAAEVWSDPLGWWMSDKVQQARKEYCAQQALTVQGGPNPYWLKMLKSL; this comes from the coding sequence ATGAGCAGCGGGCGCACAACCCTGGTTCTTGGGCGCATGCCCCTGAAGGCCGACCCCGCGCACTATCGCGCAGCCGGTCCCTGGTGCTTTGCCGAGCAGGAAGAGTTTTTTCCCGACTGGGATAAAAACTTTACCTTTGCTCCCGAGCCGCTGGTTGATATTGATCTGCAGCAAAGGGCCTGCCTTGAGGTAAAGGCCCTCTGCGCAGATATTCTGCCTTTGGTGGCAGACAGGCTGTGCGGCCATGCCCGCACTTTGCCGCCTGCCTACTGGGAAACCCTGCTGACGCCCTGGGTCATGAACGTGTCAAAGCAGGTGGTGGAGCGCTGGTGGCGGGTCAAGGCAATGGTGCAGACCTGGGGGCACGAGCCTCTGCATGTGCCTCTGCTGCCCAGAGACTGTACCTTCAGTTTTGCCACCGGGCCGGATTTTGTGCTGCACGGGGCGTTGGGGCATACCTACAACCACTGGCTGTTTTCGCGCCTGCTGGAAGAGGTTTTTCCCCCTGCCTGGAGCATGGAATATCTGCCTGCGGTGCAAAAAAATTACGGGGAAGACGAACAGCTTTCCGGCAAGGAAAAGCTGCGGGAGGTACTGCGCAACCTCATGCTGCGCCTGCCCTGTCCGCGCCTCAAAGGAATGAGCATCGGGCAAAGTCTGCGGTTTTCTCTGGCTTTGCTGCACCGCAGCCACGGACCGGACAGGTCGCGCCCGCAGGCGGAATATGGAAGCGCCGCCACGGGCATCGCAGCCGATTTTCCCCAGAGCATTGCAAGTACCCTTGTGACCCTGTTTATGGCTTCGTTGCCGCAACTGCTGGCAAACCAGAAGCACCCGGCCCGGCTTGCGCCAGACCCGCTGGGGCCGCGGCTGCGCGTTGCCAGCGTGCTGGCTTACGAAGACGCCGCCTACCGCCAGGCGCTGGCCAAATGGCGTGGCCGTGGCAACCGCCTTATGTATGTGCAGCACGGCAGCGATTACGGTCAGGTGCGTTGCGTTTCGGATGTGGAAATGGTGGAATACAGCCAGCACGCTTTTGGAACATGGGGCTGGAAGGAACATCAGGGTTCAGCTGGCAACTTTGTTCCGCTGCCGTACCCGCAGCTCGATGGGCTGGAAGGCCGCTGGCAGGGGCAACAGGGCGAAAACCTGCTGTTTGTTGGCACGGAAATGCCCGCCTTTCCCTACCGGCTCGACGCGCACCCCTCGCCCCTGCAGGTGGTAGAATACCGCAAGGACAAAGCCCGTTTTTTTGAGGCCCTTGGCCGCGATATACAGGGCAGGTCGCTGTACCGCCCCTATTTTCCCGTGCCGGGTTCCCTGCGCGATGCGGATTGGGTGCTGGCACGCTTTCCTGCGGTGCGCATGGCAACTGGCGTGCTGACCAGTCATCTGTATGCCTGCCGCCTGCTGGTGCTGGACCACAATGGAACCACCCTGCTCGAATCGCTGGTGGCCAACATTCCCATGGTGCTGTTCTGGCGGCGCGAGGCCTGGGCGCTCACGAGCGATGCCACGGCCTTGCTGGACATGCTGGCCCAAGCGGGTATATGGCACGAAACGCCCCAGAAGGCAGCGGCCAAGGCCGCCGAGGTCTGGAGCGACCCCTTGGGCTGGTGGATGAGCGATAAAGTGCAGCAGGCGCGCAAAGAATACTGCGCGCAGCAGGCCCTGACCGTACAGGGGGGCCCTAACCCTTACTGGCTGAAAATGCTGAAGAGTCTGTAA
- a CDS encoding GlxA family transcriptional regulator produces the protein MKQNVVFFLYPGIVSLDVTGPLEVFATATELLARDNKGTEGYTPMFAACVSGTVRTSSGLAMVADATLESTRPHILIVPGGPDAELAAADTETVRQVREAAVRAGHIASVCSGAFILAAGGLLNGRRAATHWMVAARLAEIFPQVRVEPDAIFVRDGHVSTSGGVTAGIDLALDMVEQDYGDRLAVEVARILLLYRRRPGNQSQYSTVLAAQTHAGRFAGLVRWVEANLAENLTVERLAEATHMSPRSFARVFPAETGCSPARFVEGLRMARARELVESGMDSFAAVAQQAGFGSEERLRKAFVRRLGLSPYQYRQHFFRGQQA, from the coding sequence ATGAAGCAGAACGTCGTTTTTTTTCTTTATCCCGGTATTGTTTCGCTGGATGTCACAGGCCCGCTGGAAGTGTTCGCAACGGCAACCGAGTTGCTTGCGCGCGACAACAAAGGCACAGAGGGCTATACCCCAATGTTCGCAGCCTGCGTCAGCGGCACTGTGCGCACCTCGTCTGGCCTTGCCATGGTAGCGGATGCGACACTTGAGAGCACGCGCCCCCACATACTGATAGTGCCCGGCGGCCCGGATGCGGAGCTTGCCGCCGCAGATACCGAAACCGTGCGTCAGGTACGGGAGGCTGCGGTGCGGGCAGGGCACATAGCCAGCGTATGCAGCGGCGCGTTTATTCTGGCGGCAGGCGGTCTGCTCAACGGCAGGCGGGCGGCAACACACTGGATGGTGGCGGCGCGTCTGGCAGAGATATTTCCGCAGGTACGCGTGGAGCCAGACGCAATCTTTGTGCGCGATGGTCATGTCTCCACCAGCGGCGGCGTTACCGCTGGCATAGATCTGGCGCTGGACATGGTGGAACAGGACTACGGCGACAGGCTGGCCGTTGAGGTGGCGCGTATCCTGCTGCTGTACCGCCGTCGCCCCGGCAACCAGAGCCAGTACAGCACGGTGCTGGCAGCACAGACCCATGCTGGCCGTTTTGCCGGACTTGTGCGCTGGGTGGAAGCCAATCTTGCAGAAAATTTGACAGTCGAGCGACTGGCCGAGGCCACGCACATGAGCCCCCGGTCGTTTGCCCGGGTGTTTCCCGCAGAAACCGGGTGCAGCCCGGCCCGTTTTGTGGAGGGTTTGCGCATGGCGAGGGCGCGCGAGCTTGTGGAATCGGGCATGGATTCTTTTGCGGCGGTGGCCCAGCAGGCCGGATTCGGCAGTGAGGAACGCCTGCGCAAGGCCTTTGTACGGCGTCTGGGCCTCAGCCCTTACCAGTACCGCCAGCATTTTTTCAGGGGGCAGCAGGCATAA
- a CDS encoding N-acetylneuraminate synthase family protein gives MKLMEIFDVPAQETSIPVPYVIAEAGVNHEGSMDIARRLVDEAAEGGADAIKFQTYKAGTLASKDSPAYWDTSKEPTSSQYELFKKHDSFWKNEFEALKKYCDAAGIAFMSTPFDVESAHFLNDLMDVFKISSSDITNKPFIRILCDFKKPIILSTGAAHLYEIAEAVEWIEEKGNKLALLHCVLNYPTADENAALGMVPALKRHFPQHAIGYSDHTLPNDMHILETATLLGARILEKHFSHDKTLPGNDHYHAMDKEDLKHFYKRLNATLASVGSMNLRALPEEEPARQHARRSLVTARAVPAGQPLTAADLTWKRPAHGISPRNFDEVLGMRARHDLAEDAVLSWADLNKA, from the coding sequence ATGAAACTCATGGAAATATTTGACGTTCCCGCACAGGAAACCAGCATTCCCGTTCCCTATGTCATCGCCGAGGCTGGCGTGAACCACGAGGGCAGCATGGATATTGCCCGCCGGCTGGTTGACGAAGCCGCCGAAGGTGGCGCAGATGCCATCAAGTTCCAGACTTACAAGGCCGGAACTCTGGCCTCCAAGGATTCGCCCGCGTACTGGGATACCTCCAAGGAGCCGACCTCCAGTCAGTACGAGCTTTTCAAAAAGCACGATTCGTTCTGGAAAAATGAATTTGAAGCCCTCAAAAAATACTGCGATGCCGCTGGCATTGCCTTTATGTCCACACCCTTTGACGTGGAATCCGCACATTTTCTCAACGATCTGATGGACGTGTTCAAGATTTCCTCGTCCGACATCACCAACAAGCCCTTTATTCGCATTCTCTGCGATTTCAAAAAGCCCATCATTCTTTCCACAGGCGCGGCGCATCTGTATGAAATTGCCGAAGCCGTGGAATGGATTGAAGAAAAGGGCAACAAGCTGGCCCTCTTGCACTGCGTACTCAACTATCCCACTGCCGACGAAAACGCGGCACTGGGCATGGTACCCGCGCTCAAGCGGCATTTTCCGCAGCATGCCATCGGCTACTCAGACCACACCCTGCCCAACGACATGCACATTCTCGAAACCGCAACCCTGCTTGGTGCACGGATTCTTGAAAAGCATTTTTCGCACGACAAAACCTTGCCCGGCAACGACCACTATCACGCCATGGACAAGGAAGACCTCAAGCATTTTTACAAGCGCCTCAACGCCACCCTTGCCAGTGTTGGCAGCATGAATCTGCGCGCCCTGCCCGAAGAAGAGCCCGCCCGTCAGCATGCCCGCCGGTCGCTGGTGACCGCCCGTGCCGTGCCTGCCGGTCAGCCCCTGACCGCTGCCGACCTTACCTGGAAGCGACCCGCCCACGGTATTTCGCCCCGCAATTTTGACGAGGTGCTGGGCATGCGCGCCCGTCATGATCTGGCTGAGGATGCCGTGCTTTCCTGGGCCGACCTCAACAAGGCTTAA
- a CDS encoding amino acid ABC transporter permease, with amino-acid sequence MDALTMYLQHWQTFLIQNGPDFAAALWVTIRISLVAIICGMTLGFAAELGRRICPWLRKPVACYVEFFRGTPLLIQLYLLYYGGPRIGLVLDAEPAGMLGMSLYAAAYFCEIFRAGFESIPEGQREAAHCLGIRPWRRLWRIELPQMAQIVLPPAVNQIITLIKDSAVLSIITVAELTKTATRIMNISFEIVMPLCLLALLYWIISEAVAVVCNKAEARLTRHLTR; translated from the coding sequence ATGGATGCCCTCACTATGTATCTGCAGCACTGGCAAACATTTTTGATCCAGAACGGCCCGGACTTTGCCGCCGCCCTGTGGGTAACCATCCGCATAAGTCTGGTGGCCATAATCTGCGGCATGACCCTTGGTTTTGCTGCCGAGCTTGGCAGGCGCATCTGCCCCTGGCTACGCAAACCAGTGGCCTGCTATGTAGAGTTTTTTCGGGGCACGCCCCTGCTGATCCAGCTGTACCTGCTCTATTACGGCGGCCCCAGAATCGGCCTTGTGCTGGATGCGGAGCCAGCTGGCATGCTGGGTATGTCACTGTATGCGGCGGCGTACTTCTGCGAAATTTTCCGCGCCGGATTCGAATCCATTCCCGAGGGCCAGCGCGAGGCCGCACACTGCCTGGGCATACGCCCGTGGCGCAGGCTGTGGCGCATCGAGCTGCCGCAGATGGCCCAGATTGTGCTGCCGCCCGCAGTCAACCAGATCATCACGCTTATCAAGGATTCTGCGGTACTTTCCATCATCACCGTGGCCGAACTGACCAAAACAGCCACGCGCATCATGAACATCAGCTTTGAAATTGTTATGCCCCTGTGCCTGCTGGCCCTGTTGTACTGGATTATCTCCGAAGCGGTGGCTGTTGTGTGCAACAAGGCTGAAGCCCGCCTGACAAGGCATCTGACGCGTTAG
- a CDS encoding amino acid ABC transporter permease, translating to MNELGFILSIMPELLQGAVTSVLVAMVAIALGVVLGITVCQMRRSQLWALRRAAGLYISFLRGIPVLVILFLLFYLPSAVNVEVPSLLVAVLALSLNTSAFQAEIYRGGFNSIPVGQIEAAKALGLSRVRILTRIQLPQVLSLTGPELVNEFIILFKNSSLISVIGVTELMRHSEQLVSTTYKPVEVYLAAAIIYLALCLIISRLGERLKGNH from the coding sequence ATGAACGAACTCGGATTCATTCTTTCCATCATGCCAGAGCTGCTGCAGGGCGCGGTAACTTCGGTTCTTGTGGCCATGGTTGCCATTGCCCTTGGCGTTGTGCTCGGCATTACGGTGTGCCAGATGCGGCGATCGCAGCTTTGGGCCTTGAGACGGGCAGCAGGCCTGTACATCAGTTTTTTGCGGGGCATTCCCGTGCTGGTGATTCTGTTTCTGCTTTTTTACCTGCCTTCGGCAGTAAATGTTGAGGTACCCTCGCTGCTGGTGGCAGTGCTGGCGCTTAGCCTCAATACCAGCGCCTTTCAGGCCGAAATCTATCGCGGCGGATTCAATTCCATACCAGTGGGGCAGATAGAAGCGGCAAAGGCCCTCGGTCTGAGCCGCGTGCGTATCCTCACGCGCATCCAGCTGCCGCAGGTGCTCTCGCTTACCGGGCCTGAGCTGGTCAACGAATTCATCATCCTGTTCAAAAATTCCTCGCTCATTTCCGTAATCGGCGTCACCGAACTCATGCGCCACAGCGAGCAGCTTGTATCCACCACCTACAAACCAGTGGAAGTGTATCTGGCGGCTGCCATCATCTATCTGGCCCTGTGCCTGATCATCTCTCGACTGGGCGAACGCCTCAAGGGGAACCACTGA
- the speB gene encoding agmatinase, giving the protein MDDPTGMDFAVFGIPFDTGSSYRTGSRFGPSAIRHISSMIKPNNVIFEVNILNELTGGDFGDVNIVPGYIEPSYAAITEFMRPLIEAGAIPLALGGDHAITLAELRAVAARHGKVSLLHFDSHLDLNESVFGQPYNHGTPFRRALEEGLIDPATSIQLGMRGSLYDPDDFRIAADLGFKVLPAHIMREMGLPAVIEAIQQRVGNTRVFLTFDIDFVDPAYAPGTGTPEVGGFTSWEVLSIVRALKGLNYVGFDIVEVMPGIDQAELTAYLAANIGFEFLSILAFQKKNGLR; this is encoded by the coding sequence ATGGACGATCCGACAGGCATGGACTTTGCGGTTTTCGGCATTCCTTTTGACACGGGCAGTTCGTACCGCACGGGTTCGCGCTTCGGGCCTTCGGCCATCAGGCATATCTCCAGCATGATCAAGCCCAACAACGTCATCTTCGAGGTCAATATTCTCAACGAGTTGACGGGAGGCGATTTTGGCGACGTGAATATCGTTCCCGGCTACATCGAGCCCTCGTACGCGGCCATTACCGAGTTCATGCGGCCCCTGATCGAGGCGGGCGCAATACCGCTGGCCCTTGGCGGCGACCATGCCATCACCCTGGCCGAACTGCGCGCCGTTGCCGCCAGGCACGGCAAGGTAAGCCTGCTGCACTTTGATTCGCACCTTGATCTCAACGAATCCGTATTCGGCCAGCCCTACAACCACGGCACACCGTTTCGGCGCGCGCTGGAAGAAGGTCTCATCGACCCCGCAACTTCCATCCAGCTGGGCATGCGCGGTTCGCTTTACGACCCGGACGACTTCAGGATTGCCGCCGACCTTGGCTTCAAGGTGCTGCCCGCGCACATCATGCGCGAAATGGGCCTGCCTGCCGTGATTGAAGCCATTCAGCAACGGGTTGGCAACACAAGAGTATTCCTAACCTTTGATATTGATTTTGTGGACCCGGCCTACGCCCCCGGCACGGGCACGCCAGAGGTGGGCGGTTTTACCTCGTGGGAGGTTCTGAGCATTGTGCGCGCCCTCAAGGGCCTGAACTACGTAGGCTTTGACATCGTGGAAGTGATGCCGGGCATCGATCAGGCAGAACTGACCGCCTATCTGGCGGCCAACATCGGCTTTGAATTTCTGTCCATTCTGGCCTTTCAGAAAAAGAACGGCCTGCGCTAG
- a CDS encoding amino acid ABC transporter ATP-binding protein — MEETITPAIRICDVRKRYGQHEVLQGIDMEVMPREVVCLIGPSGSGKSTLLRCVNFLEVYDDGEILVEGALMGYEVQYNGTRRRASEARIRDSRRDLGMVFQHFNLWPHMTVMENVTEALISVAGKSRAAAEKKGLECLERVGLAEKRSSCPAQLSGGQQQRVAIARALATEPRIMLFDEPTSALDPELVGDVLQVMRSLANDGMTMLIVTHEMGFAAEVADRVVFMEGGHVVEQGPPDRLFHSPESPRLAAFLKSWTHRNGQVA, encoded by the coding sequence ATGGAAGAAACAATCACTCCGGCCATCAGAATATGTGATGTGCGCAAGCGCTACGGGCAGCACGAGGTACTGCAGGGTATTGATATGGAAGTCATGCCCAGAGAAGTGGTGTGCCTCATCGGCCCCTCCGGCTCCGGCAAAAGTACCCTGCTGCGTTGCGTCAACTTTCTCGAAGTATACGACGATGGCGAGATTCTGGTTGAGGGCGCTCTGATGGGCTACGAGGTGCAATACAACGGCACCCGCCGCCGCGCCAGCGAGGCCCGCATACGCGACAGCAGGCGCGACCTTGGCATGGTGTTTCAGCATTTCAACCTGTGGCCGCACATGACGGTGATGGAAAACGTCACCGAGGCGCTCATCTCCGTAGCGGGCAAAAGCCGGGCAGCGGCTGAAAAAAAGGGGCTGGAATGCCTGGAGCGCGTTGGACTGGCCGAAAAGCGCAGCAGCTGCCCAGCCCAGCTCTCTGGCGGGCAGCAGCAGCGGGTTGCCATTGCGCGCGCCCTGGCAACAGAACCACGCATCATGCTGTTTGACGAGCCTACCTCTGCCCTCGACCCCGAGCTGGTGGGCGATGTGCTGCAGGTCATGCGCAGCCTGGCCAACGACGGCATGACCATGCTTATCGTGACCCACGAAATGGGTTTTGCTGCCGAGGTGGCTGACCGCGTGGTCTTTATGGAAGGCGGGCATGTTGTGGAACAGGGCCCGCCCGACAGGCTCTTTCACTCACCGGAAAGCCCGCGCCTTGCGGCCTTTCTGAAAAGCTGGACACACCGCAACGGTCAGGTGGCTTAG
- a CDS encoding urea carboxylase-associated family protein, with protein sequence MSEYITIPGRCGDAAIVRAGERIQIVNITGEQVVDTWAFNLHNPLEYMSMQHVRPDLNRGIPGPGDRLVTNYRRPVLTMLEDTSNGAHDTFMAACDIYRYMGLGVQGYHANCTDNMYAALRKAGIQTDFCPCPLNLWMNTPIVDNKAQWLPPLSKAGDHVVFEAHFDCVVVMSACPQDILPINGKNCVPSDIKYRVYAA encoded by the coding sequence ATGAGCGAATACATTACCATTCCAGGCCGCTGCGGCGATGCCGCCATTGTACGTGCAGGCGAGCGTATACAGATCGTCAACATTACGGGCGAACAGGTGGTGGACACCTGGGCGTTCAATCTGCACAACCCGCTGGAATATATGTCTATGCAGCATGTACGGCCCGATCTTAACAGGGGCATTCCCGGCCCCGGCGACAGGCTGGTTACCAACTACCGCCGCCCGGTGCTCACCATGCTCGAAGACACCAGCAACGGCGCGCACGACACCTTTATGGCAGCCTGCGACATCTACCGCTACATGGGTCTTGGCGTGCAGGGCTACCACGCCAACTGCACAGACAACATGTACGCGGCCCTGCGCAAGGCGGGCATACAGACAGATTTTTGCCCCTGCCCGCTGAATTTGTGGATGAATACCCCCATCGTGGACAACAAGGCCCAGTGGCTGCCGCCCCTGAGCAAGGCGGGCGACCATGTGGTGTTTGAGGCCCATTTTGACTGTGTGGTGGTCATGTCTGCCTGCCCGCAGGACATCTTGCCCATCAACGGCAAAAACTGTGTGCCGTCAGACATCAAATACAGGGTTTACGCAGCCTGA
- the rdgB gene encoding RdgB/HAM1 family non-canonical purine NTP pyrophosphatase, which translates to MSQNKALRVVLATSNAGKVRELADPLTEFGVEVVGLSSFPEIGEIEENGTTFEENALIKARAVAAITGLVSVADDSGLEVDALNNAPGVYSARYADDWESQPGESRDARNIRKLLHETANVSAEGRGCRFVSCMAAVRPDGKEMVVRGTWEGQLLASPRGENGFGYDPIFFDRLVDKTAAELTRDEKNARSHRGNALRALLARWVEFMQ; encoded by the coding sequence ATGTCGCAAAACAAGGCTCTTCGTGTTGTTCTGGCCACCAGCAACGCTGGCAAGGTTCGTGAGCTGGCCGATCCCCTGACCGAATTCGGCGTAGAGGTTGTGGGCCTTTCGTCCTTTCCTGAAATCGGCGAAATTGAAGAAAACGGAACCACCTTTGAAGAAAACGCGCTCATCAAGGCGCGCGCGGTGGCGGCCATTACCGGCCTTGTGAGCGTGGCCGACGATTCCGGCCTTGAGGTGGACGCACTCAACAACGCCCCCGGCGTATACTCTGCCCGCTATGCGGACGACTGGGAAAGCCAGCCCGGCGAAAGCCGCGATGCCCGCAATATTCGCAAATTGCTGCACGAAACGGCCAACGTGTCCGCCGAGGGGCGCGGCTGCCGCTTTGTGAGCTGCATGGCCGCCGTCAGGCCCGACGGCAAGGAAATGGTCGTGCGCGGCACATGGGAAGGCCAGCTGCTTGCAAGCCCCCGTGGCGAGAACGGTTTTGGCTACGACCCCATTTTTTTTGACAGGCTTGTGGACAAAACCGCCGCAGAACTGACGAGGGACGAAAAGAACGCCCGCAGCCACCGTGGCAATGCACTGCGCGCGCTGCTGGCCCGCTGGGTAGAGTTCATGCAGTAA